Genomic window (Dyadobacter fanqingshengii):
GTGATCGCGGCGGCGAATAAGATCATTGCTTACGTTCCCGACGAGTCGTCTGTGATTTTGCGCCAGCTCAAGGGTGAAAATCTTTATCTGAGAGCCATGATGCATTTCAATCTCGTGCGTGTTTTCGGGCGTCCCTATACGCAGGAAAGTGGTAACAATCCGGGGGTTCCGCTGTTGATGGACGGCATGAGTGACGACGCGATCAATAACATTACCCGCAGTTCGGTAAAGGAAGTGTATGACTCCGTAATCCAGGATCTGATCAAAGCTGCGGACCTGATGTCTGAGGATAAATCAAACTCTTTTGCATCGAAGGAAGTTGCGCAGGCGCTGCTGGCGCGCGTGTATCTGTACAAAGGCGAGAATGAAAACGCCATCAAATACGCCGACCTGGTGATCAAATCGGGTCGTTACAAGCTTGTGCAGGGTGGGGAATTCAGCAGTTATTTCAAAACGGCACCCGCCAGCAACCAGGAGACTATTTTCGCAATCCGCCATACCAAAGTGCAGGATAGGGGATTCTCTGCCATTGGATCCATGTATTTCAGCGCCAATGCTTCCGGGATCGCCGAGGGGCAGGGTGTCAGCGGTTGGGCCGAGATTTATGCGTCGAAGAAATATGTTGATTTCCTGGCTAAAAATCCTGCCGACCTGAGAAGCAACTTCATCTCTCCCTACACGATAAACGGTGTTTTGCAGTATAATATGAAGTTGACACCGTCTACGCCCATGTATTACATCAATAAATACTCCATGCAGGAAGGCGTCATTAACCTGAGCTCTCCGGTATATCTGCGGCTCGCAGAAATGCACCTGATCCGGGCAGAAGCCAATGCAAAAACGGGCAAAACAGCCGCTGCATTGGAAGATGTAAACCTGCTTCGTCAACGCGCAGGCTTGTCGGGTAATCAGCTCTACACCATTGGGAATCTGGGCACTAAGAAGGCTCTGGATGTAGTGATGGAGGAGCGCTGGCTTGAACTCGCGTTTGAAGGACACCGTTCCTATGACCTGTTCCGCAATAATTTACCCATGGAAAGAAATTATCCGGGAACACATTCACTGAACAATACGCCTACAACCAACATTACGCAAAAGGTTTTACCGACCGACGCCCGCACCATTTTCTTTATACCACAAGCAGAAATTGATCGCAACCCAAAACTTACCCAAAACCCATAATATCGGGTGTTACTTATGTTAAAAAGGTGGCGCGGGAAATCTCCGGCGCCACCTTTTTTTAACCGCCTTTGATCCGGTTCAATTCATCTTCCGAACCTGCGCGCCGGCTGCGGGCAGCATTGATTTCTTTGCTCCCGAAACGATAATTGAAGTTCACTTTAACCATCTGGCCTTCGAACCGGAAACGGAGATTGGTTTTGATTCCCGCATATTCCGATTCATATCCGCCTCTTGCCGTATGGAAAATATCGCTGAATGAAAGTTTCAACGTTGCATTACTCTTCCAGAATTTTTTCTGGACGCCCGCGTCCATCATGCCCATCGCCCAGTTGTAGTCAATCCGCCGGTATGGCGAGTTATACCAGCCCGTCAATTCCAGGGTCCAGTCGTTTTTTAGCTTGAATGTGCTCTGGCCGTTCATATTGAAAGCCGTTGTGCTGTTATTGATGATCAGGCCGTTGTCCAGCGCCGCTTTCCAGATGTTATGATAGCCGCTGATGTTGAAATAAACATCCCACCATTTGGTAATGGCGGTTGTAATGCTCACATCCAGGTTGAAGCCCTGAGAATGATCCAGATTTTGCGTAATGAAGTAAGTGCGGCTGCTGTCGTATGGGATCCGCAGGCCCACCACCGGAAACCGCGTTCTTCGGTAACCCACCGAAGTGGTCAGTTTTGCTTTGTAAACGTGCGTTAGTTTGAAGCTGTTCGCATATTCTGGTTTCAGAAACGGGTTGCCTTTGGAATAAACAAGCTCATCCACGCGGTATTCAAACGGGTTCAGGTTTTGGTAACTCGGCCGATTGATCCGCCGGCTGTAATTTAAATTCCAGTTGTGGTTTTTAGAGGCTTTGAATGATAATGCGCCGCTTGGGAAAAAGTTGAGATACGTCGTGTCCACCTTGTCCAGATCATTATGTTTGAAGCTCGTGAGGTCACCCAATGACTTGGTATGTTCCGCCCGCACCCCCGCCTGCAAATCCCATTTTTTACCCAAAGGAACATTATAGTTCACATAAGCTGCATAAACACGCTCGGTGTATTTGAACCTGTTGCTTCGGTTGGTATCGATGACCTCAACATTGCTGATCACATTGTAAAAGTCGAAAGTGTTATCCGACTTAACGTCCGATAATTTGAAGCCATAGCCCAGTTTTCCCTTCTGCACACGTTGTTCATAATCAGCCTTGAACGACCGGATCGTAATGTCGACGGGCGTTTTGCTCACATAGTTCCGTTCCAGCGGTTCCTTGTTATCCAGACTAAAAAAATACTTGTTTGGCTGATAACTGATCCCGCGCGACACAAACCGGCCAAAGTCGGCGTCGACATTGAGCTCGTGACCGGTCGTGTCTGCATAATGGTAATTCAGATTAATGTTCAGGTTTTTATTTTTTTCGGGATTAGAAGTTTGGGAAAAAAGTGTCAGCGAATCGGTTTGCAAATCATTCCGCTTGCTGATGAATGTCTCGCTCTGCCCACCGCCATTATGGTTACTTATACGGCCGTCGACGCTGAAACCAAGCGTGTTTTTTGAATTGATAAAATAATCCGCTTCCCGCTGCTATACCAGCCACTTTAAATGTGCCGCCGTCATCGGCTACATCTGCTTTTACCAGCGAAGAGTCCAGCGATTTATTAACCGAAACAGCTGCAAACGGAACGGCCTCATTTTGTTGGTTTTTAACTGTTCCGCTGACTATAAAGCTTTGAGAATAAGCAAACAAGGGGAAGAGCAGGATAAATGTAACCTGTAAAATTTTTTTCATAAAAACGATCCATAGCTAATGTCCGCCTCAAAGGGACAGAAAAGCACGTGAATGTTGCACGCGGGCACTATTAAAATTATTTGTGGCAATCAATAGACAACCCGGCTAATGCAAGGAGATTGCCCGTGTGCCAACCTTTTAGGACAGACCAGTGTCTCAGAGGGACCTAAGCATGTCATCGATTGAGGACTTAAACCTATTTGAAAACGAATTGAATTTGCTCATGAAATTGTTTTTAAAGCGGATTTACGACCTCAAATATTTAATAGCATTACTGCTGATTCTCGAAAGCTGTATTGTTCCTTTTTCGCCACCGGAAGTGAGCCTGGATGAGCAATATTTGGTTGTGGATGGATTTTTTAATGTGGGCGGCAACGATAGCAGCCGGATTGAGCTGCGGAGAACACAAAATGTAAATCAGACAGACCAGCCGCTCATCGAAACCGGGGCAACCATTGTCGTTGAAGCAGAAGCAGGAAGGAGCTATGCATTTGCTGAATCCATGCCCGGGACTTACTTACTGCCGCCCGGTTCTTACGATATGCAGGATAAATACCGGATCAGGATCAAAACGGGAAACGGGCAGGAATATCTGTCGGATTTTGTAACAGTAAGCCAGACACCCACCATTGACAGCCTCACCTACAAACTGGATAATGTCCAAAACGCAATGATATTTTACGTCAATGCGCACGATGAGCAGAACAAAACGCAATTTTATCGATGGAAGTTTGATGAAACCTGGGAGTATGAATCGACTTATTCATCGGCGCTGGAAATAGTGGATAGCCAGCTCGTTTCCAGAAAAGAGAACATTACCAAATGTTGGGGAAACAAAAATAGCGGCAGTATTTTACTGGGAAGCACCGTCCGGCTCAGTGAAGACATTATTAAAGATCTCCCGCTCAACACCGTTCCGATTTCAACTAACAAGCTTTTTAGAAAATACAGCATTCTGGTGAAACAATACGGCCTGTCGCGCACGGCATTCGAATATTGGACAGAACTTTCAAAATCAACACAGCTGACGGGGAGTCTTTTTGATCCCCAGCCTGGCCAGGTCACAGGAAATATTAAAAACATTGCTGATCCCCGAAACCTGGTCTTTGGTTATTTCAGTGCTTCAACCGAAGAAACCAAACGCATCACGATCTCGCCAAACCTGGGTATTTATCCCAGATGTACCGAGCCGGACACCATCCCGGTCCAATGCACCGGGTTTCCCGATGATCCGTGCGCCTTCAACACACAAAAATTGCTCCTTACTTATTGGGGTCCAAGGGCGGATTACGTCTTGGTTGCAACGCCCGACTGCGCAGACTGCCGCACCGCAGGAGGAACGACCCGGAAGCCCTCATTCTGGTAATCTGGGCAGAAGGAATATGTCTGTAATATGTTCCGCTTCGCCCAGGCATGATTATGTTATGATAAGATATATCTACATTCAATTATTATGATCCGTTCTTTACCTTTTTACGCCCGGCTTGCCTATGTGTTGGTAAGCATCATATCGCTGGTGTACATTGCTATCATTGGACAAACGCTGCTGGCCCCGCTTATTTTTGCGTTCCTGTTTGCGCTTTTGTTGCTGCCATTTGCCGGGTTTCTGGAATATCGGCTGAAATTCCCAAGGGCATTATCTTCCATGGTGGCAGTAATAAGCCTTACAGCCGCTATCGCCGCGATTTTCACCATTCTGGGCTCGCAGCTAACGGCGCTGGCTAAGGATTGGCCTGCTTTCAAGGAGCAATTGCTGGCCACCACCAGCAGTTTACAGCGCTGGATCGAGCTTACTTTTCATGTGGACAATGAAGAGCAAATGAGCTATATTAATGAGTCCGCCACCAAGGCTGTGGATACGGGAACCTCTATTCTTGGCCACACATTGCTTTCCGTCTCTTCCATTCTGCTTTCGCTTCTGTTCATATTTCTTTATACATTTTTCATGCTCTTGCATAGAAGGCTGTTGCTGCGGTTTACAGTTTCGCTGTTTGATCAGCAGCACAGCGTGATTGTGTATGATGTGGTAAGCCAGGTCCAGTACATTGTTAAGAAATACATTGTCGGCTTGTTTTTGCAGCTGCTTTTGGTAACCGGACTTTCGTGTGCTGCTTTCTGGCTCATAGGCGTCAAATATGGATTGTTGCTTGGGCTTATCTCCGGCATACTCAATGTGATCCCTTATCTCGGCATTTTTACGGCATTATCACTCGCCAGCCTCGTTACATTCGCGACGGCCGGCACCAGTCAGGTTGTGTTTGTTTTGGTTGCTATTGTAGTTATACATTTAATAGACAGCAATTACATTATGCCTAAAATTGTGGGGTCGAAAGTAAAGATCAACACATTTATCGCCCTTATCGGTCTGGTCCTTGGCGAAATGATCTGGGGCATTACAGGCATGTTTTTGTCAATTCCGGTGATCGCCATCTTTAAGGTGATATTCGATCGCGTAGAAGGTCTCAATCCATGGGGGATTCTGCTGGGAGAGGACGACAGCCATCCCGACACGAAACCAGCCATTCAGGAGATCGTCGAAGATGAGCAGCATATGGGCGAGAAATAGTTTAATACAGCATTAGCAGGAATTTTTTCAATTATAAATAATACTAAATGAGCCAGTTCAAAGTGAATATTCTGTCTTTCGAGCAGATTAAGGAGTTGCCGGGATCTTGGGAAAAGAGCGATCTGGTCAATTTGTTGAATGCAATGGATTATGACAATCCCGCAGAAATTAAGGATTCTGAACTCAAAGAAATGTGCATGATGTCCCTGACGGATTACGAGCCGGAAGAATCTGCTAAAATAGTTTTGGATTATACAATAGCCGGACGTCTCACAGAGGGTCAGATAGAAAATCTATCGCATGAAATACTGACTGAAAAGCTCTGGGAAGAGTACCCGGAACTGCCGTTACATCCGGATCTCTACCGATCGACCCAGTTGCTGTATGACGCTTACAATGGCAAATTTCCGCGCCCGGAAGCTGTTCGGTTCACGGTCGAAATAAAGGGAGATTTGAGCATTTTTGAGGAAAATCCCGAGGCGCCCATTGTGAGGCTTCTCGCCGCTGGCTTGTCTGACCGGAGCTTGATTCAGCGTCTTTTTTCCGACCAGATCGAAAGTGATCGTTTTGCTGAGGCCAAGGATATTCTCTGGCAGTTGAACAAGGTTTCCGGGGATCAGAATTCGATAACCTACGACATTGTAAGTTCCGCATATTGGCTTGATGAAATAAAATACGCCGACAGTTACGAAGCTGAGACCCATGCGGATGCAGTTTCGGATGAGGCCGAATAACGCATTATAGCTGCGTTCTCCATTGACCATTTCGACTCAGCCATAAATAAATTTCATTTGCGCAAGTATTTGCTTGCACAAATGAAATTTTTGTGTTTATATTTGCAAGCACTTACTTGCATATTATGAAGGCCAGACGAGATGTATACCAGGCGATAGCCGATCCCACCCGACGAGACATTATCAGTCTTATAGCTTCCCAAGCGGACGCCACGCAACCGTATAACGTGAATGCCATTGCCGAAAAATTTGATATGACCCGGCAAGCAATATCACTGCACGTCAAAATTTTGGCCGATTGCGGATTGCTGGTCATCACGCAAAGTGGCAGGGAAAGATTCTGCGAAGCAAAACTGGAACGGCTTGATGAAGTAGAAACCTGGATTGAACAGTCCAGAAAGCTGTGGACCAGGAGATTTGAAAAGTTAGATCATTATTTAAACAATGTAAAAAGCAAAAGCAATGGAGAAGACTAAGGAAGATCTGTTGATCACACATTTATTTGATGCGCGGCCTGAACTTGTTTTTAATGCGTGGACAGATCCAGCGCAATTGAAACATTGGTATGCCCCGGATGGCTGTACCATTGAATTCAAATCTATCGAAGTGAAAGTAGGAGGGGCGTTTCACTCCTGCATACACGATCCTGTGCACGGAGAATGCTGGATAAAAGGTTTTTACCATGAAGTGGCCTTTCCCGAGAAACTGGTTTACACCATGACCCTTACCAACGAGCAGGGAGATGCTGTGAGCTCCGATCAAGCGGGAAAACCCGGGGACTGGCCGAAGGATATTGTTACTACGGTCACATTTGTCGCTGTTGGGGAAAAAACAGAAATGACATTACACCAAACCGTATCAGAACAGGAAGCTAAAAAAACAGGCGCATATCAAAGCTGGTTCAGTATGTTCGACCGCCTGAGCACTGTGTTAACAGCCCGCCTCCCCATCTAATGTCGGCATTTTTCTAAACCAGGCTTTTATTATACCGATCGCGGTATTCCAGCGGAGACATGCCTGTTATTTTTCTGAACACTTCCCGGAATGCTTTCAAGTCCGAATAACCTATTTCGTACATGACTTCGTTGATGGTTTTCCGGGAATTTTCAAAAGAGCGTTTGGCGACTTCTATTTTTACCCTTTGCGCGTATTCCAGCGGGGTGTTACCAGTGGCTTTCAGGAATCTGCGATCGAAATTGCGTCGGCCTATTGAGAATTTAGACGAGAGTTGATCCACAGATATTTTCTCATCGATCTTACTTTCAATGTATTGCTGTGCCTGCTTGATCTCCTGATCATCGTGTAATTTTTGTCCGCTGAAAATTGTGAAAATCGATTGAAACTCCCTGTTTATTTCAATTTGGAACAGTTTTGCGCAGTAAATGGCCGTAGGGCGGTCGTAGAATTTCTCGATCAGGTGGACAAGCAGGTTCAAAAAGGAGTATGCGCCCCCATTGGTATAAATTCCGCCCTCATCCGTTATTGTCCGATGCGATTGCAATTTTACGTGAGGAAACAAAACACTAAATGTATTAACAGCGGACCAATGTGTAGAACAGGTTTTTCCGTTAAGTAGTCCGGCGGACGCGAGCATAAACGCCCCTGTGCACATGGATGCAAGCTCCGCACCATTCTTATATTGCTGCGACATCCAGTCTACCATGGCGATATTCCCTGCCAGCGCACTTTCAAAGTCTCGGGCCAGGGAAGGGATAATGATGAGATCTGTTTTTGGAAGTTGGTTAATATGCGTGTGCGGCCTGATGCTGACCAGTCCTTTACTAAAATCAGCTTGATCCGAAACCCCCACGATCTGGATCTTGTATAACGGTTTGTGTCCGTTCTTCTCCCAGTAAGCGTTGGCTTCTGAAAATATCTCGTAAGAACCTACGATACAGGCAACACTTGACAAGTTGCTCTGGCCGTCCGGTGCGATAATGGCAATGTGCTTCATTGTTTTTATACAAAGGTTAGCAATTCAGGTTGTCTTAAACAACCCGTCATAATGTCTCTATCCCCCTACAACAAAGTCGTTTTACGACAATAAATTTGCATAAAATATGATTGGATCAGCGAAGTTTTAAACAAAATTTATTTACACTTAACTTTATGCAAATGGAAAATCAGGATTTCACAACAACGTTTGTGGTAGACAAGTCAGCCAATGACGCCTACAATGCAATCAATAATCCCCGCGCCTGGTGGTCCGAGGAAATCGTCGGCTCTACGGATTCGATCAATGGTGAATGGAGTTACCATTACCAGGATCTGCACCGGTGCGAGATGAAGGTAATTGAGCTTATTCCCGACAGAAAGGTGGTCTGGCTTGTTACTGACAATTATTTCAACTTTACCACGGACAAAACCGAGTGGATCGGCACCAAAGTTTTATTCGACATTTCAGAAGAAGGCGGCCAGACCCAGGTCCGGTTTACGCATGAAGGGCTTGTTCCTGACTATGAATGCTATGAAATTTGTTACAATGCATGGAGTGGCTACCTCAACAACAGCCTGCGGCCGCTCATTGAAACAGGAATCGGAGCGCCAAATAAAGGGACTGATATAACCAGTCATGACCAAATAGGAATGGAATCAAAACAATAAAAATCACGGCCATGGAAAATCAGGATTTCACAACAAGTATTACTGTAGATAAATCACCCGCAGAAGTTTTCGATGCCATTCTAAATGTGCGCGGCTGGTGGTCCGGTTTGTACGGAGAATCATTTGAAGGAAGCTCAGAAAAAGTTGGTGATGAGTTCAGCTTTCTGGCGGGTGGCGGCATGCATTATAGCAAACAGAAACTGGTGGAGTTGGAGCAGGACAAGAAGCTGGTCTGGCTTGTTACAGAAAGCAATCTCACATTTCTGGAAAATACCAATGAATGGCAAGGAACGAGAATCAGTTTCGAACTCTTTCCGGAAGGCGAAAAAACAAAAGTAGTGTTTACGCACGTTGGATTAATCCCCGAATTTGAATGTTACAATTCTTGCGCTCCCGCGTGGACGGGCTATGTGCAGGATCAGCGATTGAATCTGGGTTGATCATCAATCCGAGCTGAATTCAGAAGAAACCCAAAACCGGACATTCCTACCAAACTGTTCAGATTTGAACATAACTTAAATTTGTAAATTACATATAACGTATTGAAATACTGCGTGTTATATTGATTATTACCGGTTGGTACAGTATTTTATCGACATAATCGGAGTAAATCAAAAGAAGTTTTACAGAACACATTTCAAGGTTAATGAAAAAGACTTCTCCGCCGCATTGGGCAACCCAACTTCTAGCGCGTTTTGCAGATCCCAACACCTCGGAAGAGGTTCAGGGGGATTTGCAGGAAATGTATCAGCACTGGGTTGGCAGCGTTGGGGAACGTGCTGCAAAACGTCGCTATGTTCTAAATGTAATCAAATTCCTGCGCCCGTTTGCCCGGGACAAAAAGGCGCAGGAATATTCAAAAACAAATTCAAACAGTTTGGCCATGATCCGTAATTATTTAAAAATCGCTCTGAGAAATCTAACTAAAAACAAGGGTTATTCAGCGATCAATATCGGAGGTCTTGCGGCAGGAATGGCGGTGGCCATGATGATCGGGTTGTGGATACATGATGAGTTTTCTTTTAATAAATACCACCAG
Coding sequences:
- a CDS encoding GlxA family transcriptional regulator translates to MKHIAIIAPDGQSNLSSVACIVGSYEIFSEANAYWEKNGHKPLYKIQIVGVSDQADFSKGLVSIRPHTHINQLPKTDLIIIPSLARDFESALAGNIAMVDWMSQQYKNGAELASMCTGAFMLASAGLLNGKTCSTHWSAVNTFSVLFPHVKLQSHRTITDEGGIYTNGGAYSFLNLLVHLIEKFYDRPTAIYCAKLFQIEINREFQSIFTIFSGQKLHDDQEIKQAQQYIESKIDEKISVDQLSSKFSIGRRNFDRRFLKATGNTPLEYAQRVKIEVAKRSFENSRKTINEVMYEIGYSDLKAFREVFRKITGMSPLEYRDRYNKSLV
- a CDS encoding SRPBCC family protein, with amino-acid sequence MEKTKEDLLITHLFDARPELVFNAWTDPAQLKHWYAPDGCTIEFKSIEVKVGGAFHSCIHDPVHGECWIKGFYHEVAFPEKLVYTMTLTNEQGDAVSSDQAGKPGDWPKDIVTTVTFVAVGEKTEMTLHQTVSEQEAKKTGAYQSWFSMFDRLSTVLTARLPI
- a CDS encoding AI-2E family transporter; the protein is MIRSLPFYARLAYVLVSIISLVYIAIIGQTLLAPLIFAFLFALLLLPFAGFLEYRLKFPRALSSMVAVISLTAAIAAIFTILGSQLTALAKDWPAFKEQLLATTSSLQRWIELTFHVDNEEQMSYINESATKAVDTGTSILGHTLLSVSSILLSLLFIFLYTFFMLLHRRLLLRFTVSLFDQQHSVIVYDVVSQVQYIVKKYIVGLFLQLLLVTGLSCAAFWLIGVKYGLLLGLISGILNVIPYLGIFTALSLASLVTFATAGTSQVVFVLVAIVVIHLIDSNYIMPKIVGSKVKINTFIALIGLVLGEMIWGITGMFLSIPVIAIFKVIFDRVEGLNPWGILLGEDDSHPDTKPAIQEIVEDEQHMGEK
- a CDS encoding outer membrane beta-barrel family protein, whose translation is MQTDSLTLFSQTSNPEKNKNLNINLNYHYADTTGHELNVDADFGRFVSRGISYQPNKYFFSLDNKEPLERNYVSKTPVDITIRSFKADYEQRVQKGKLGYGFKLSDVKSDNTFDFYNVISNVEVIDTNRSNRFKYTERVYAAYVNYNVPLGKKWDLQAGVRAEHTKSLGDLTSFKHNDLDKVDTTYLNFFPSGALSFKASKNHNWNLNYSRRINRPSYQNLNPFEYRVDELVYSKGNPFLKPEYANSFKLTHVYKAKLTTSVGYRRTRFPVVGLRIPYDSSRTYFITQNLDHSQGFNLDVSITTAITKWWDVYFNISGYHNIWKAALDNGLIINNSTTAFNMNGQSTFKLKNDWTLELTGWYNSPYRRIDYNWAMGMMDAGVQKKFWKSNATLKLSFSDIFHTARGGYESEYAGIKTNLRFRFEGQMVKVNFNYRFGSKEINAARSRRAGSEDELNRIKGG
- a CDS encoding SRPBCC family protein, which encodes MENQDFTTTFVVDKSANDAYNAINNPRAWWSEEIVGSTDSINGEWSYHYQDLHRCEMKVIELIPDRKVVWLVTDNYFNFTTDKTEWIGTKVLFDISEEGGQTQVRFTHEGLVPDYECYEICYNAWSGYLNNSLRPLIETGIGAPNKGTDITSHDQIGMESKQ
- a CDS encoding ArsR/SmtB family transcription factor translates to MKARRDVYQAIADPTRRDIISLIASQADATQPYNVNAIAEKFDMTRQAISLHVKILADCGLLVITQSGRERFCEAKLERLDEVETWIEQSRKLWTRRFEKLDHYLNNVKSKSNGED
- a CDS encoding RagB/SusD family nutrient uptake outer membrane protein, whose amino-acid sequence is MRKYSIHKLLFMGALLFVTASCEKYYEPTTSIDEESALTNAGDVETATIGTYAVLLNAAYVRSVHFLMEYPSDEIAQGQSSGDDLTRAYRYTHINTSGHATNFWGQAYKVIAAANKIIAYVPDESSVILRQLKGENLYLRAMMHFNLVRVFGRPYTQESGNNPGVPLLMDGMSDDAINNITRSSVKEVYDSVIQDLIKAADLMSEDKSNSFASKEVAQALLARVYLYKGENENAIKYADLVIKSGRYKLVQGGEFSSYFKTAPASNQETIFAIRHTKVQDRGFSAIGSMYFSANASGIAEGQGVSGWAEIYASKKYVDFLAKNPADLRSNFISPYTINGVLQYNMKLTPSTPMYYINKYSMQEGVINLSSPVYLRLAEMHLIRAEANAKTGKTAAALEDVNLLRQRAGLSGNQLYTIGNLGTKKALDVVMEERWLELAFEGHRSYDLFRNNLPMERNYPGTHSLNNTPTTNITQKVLPTDARTIFFIPQAEIDRNPKLTQNP
- a CDS encoding DUF4249 domain-containing protein — protein: MKLFLKRIYDLKYLIALLLILESCIVPFSPPEVSLDEQYLVVDGFFNVGGNDSSRIELRRTQNVNQTDQPLIETGATIVVEAEAGRSYAFAESMPGTYLLPPGSYDMQDKYRIRIKTGNGQEYLSDFVTVSQTPTIDSLTYKLDNVQNAMIFYVNAHDEQNKTQFYRWKFDETWEYESTYSSALEIVDSQLVSRKENITKCWGNKNSGSILLGSTVRLSEDIIKDLPLNTVPISTNKLFRKYSILVKQYGLSRTAFEYWTELSKSTQLTGSLFDPQPGQVTGNIKNIADPRNLVFGYFSASTEETKRITISPNLGIYPRCTEPDTIPVQCTGFPDDPCAFNTQKLLLTYWGPRADYVLVATPDCADCRTAGGTTRKPSFW
- a CDS encoding carboxypeptidase-like regulatory domain-containing protein, producing the protein MKKILQVTFILLFPLFAYSQSFIVSGTVKNQQNEAVPFAAVSVNKSLDSSLVKADVADDGGTFKVAGIAAGSGLFYQFKKHAWFQRRRPYK
- a CDS encoding SRPBCC family protein; translation: MENQDFTTSITVDKSPAEVFDAILNVRGWWSGLYGESFEGSSEKVGDEFSFLAGGGMHYSKQKLVELEQDKKLVWLVTESNLTFLENTNEWQGTRISFELFPEGEKTKVVFTHVGLIPEFECYNSCAPAWTGYVQDQRLNLG